The Propionispora vibrioides genome has a window encoding:
- the fba gene encoding class II fructose-1,6-bisphosphate aldolase, which yields MPLVTTREMFKKAYEGGYAIGAFNVNNMEIVQGITEAAKEENAPLILQVSAGARKYAKHTYLTHLVQAALEDTDLPIALHLDHGADFEICKSCIDGGFTSVMIDGSHHSFKDNIELTKRVVDYAHSKGVVVEGELGQLAGIEDDVNVSAENASYTQPEQVEEFVKSTGVDSLAIAIGTSHGAFKFKPGQKPQLRFDILKEIEERLPNFPIVLHGASSVIPKYVEIINKNGGNLADAIGIPEDMLREAAKMAVCKINIDSDLRLALTAGIREHFTAHPDHFDPRQYLTPARSYIKELVKHKLVHVLGCNGKA from the coding sequence ATGCCATTAGTTACAACTAGAGAAATGTTCAAAAAGGCTTACGAAGGCGGTTATGCAATTGGCGCTTTCAATGTAAACAACATGGAAATCGTTCAAGGAATTACAGAAGCAGCTAAAGAAGAAAATGCACCCCTTATTTTGCAAGTTTCCGCCGGTGCAAGAAAATATGCGAAACATACGTATTTAACTCATTTAGTACAAGCAGCTCTTGAAGATACTGATCTTCCTATCGCCCTTCACCTGGATCATGGTGCTGATTTTGAAATTTGTAAGTCCTGTATTGATGGCGGATTCACTTCCGTTATGATTGATGGTTCACACCATAGCTTCAAAGACAATATCGAATTGACAAAACGTGTAGTTGACTATGCACACAGCAAAGGCGTTGTTGTTGAAGGCGAATTAGGACAGCTTGCCGGTATCGAAGATGATGTAAACGTGTCCGCTGAAAATGCTTCTTATACCCAACCTGAACAGGTTGAAGAATTTGTAAAAAGCACAGGAGTTGACTCTTTGGCTATCGCTATTGGTACAAGCCATGGCGCCTTCAAATTCAAACCGGGTCAAAAACCTCAACTGCGTTTTGACATTTTGAAAGAGATCGAAGAAAGACTTCCTAATTTCCCGATCGTTCTGCATGGAGCTTCTTCCGTTATTCCGAAATATGTTGAAATTATCAATAAAAACGGCGGTAACTTGGCTGATGCTATCGGTATTCCGGAAGATATGTTACGTGAAGCAGCTAAAATGGCTGTTTGCAAAATCAACATTGACTCCGACCTGCGTCTCGCTTTAACCGCTGGTATCAGAGAGCATTTCACCGCTCATCCTGACCACTTTGACCCGAGACAATACTTAACACCTGCCAGATCTTACATAAAAGAATTGGTTAAACACAAACTGGTTCATGTTCTTGGTTGCAACGGTAAGGCTTAA
- a CDS encoding RluA family pseudouridine synthase, with protein MLEIIVPGTFHNLPLKDFLRRHAGISLSLWRKVKHTGTVSVNGLQVTLPVNVQSGDVVRLTWQQESTLLPVAMPLSIIYEDSYLLVINKPPGLLVHPTTQEHTLSLANGVLAYYQQQNIACSFHPVHRLDRNTSGLILIAKFPHIQHMLSSSNLKSIQRIYWALASGNMKQQQGIIDAPIGRLKDSIIQRTIDPEGQAAITAYKVLHSFSRGCLLELQLFTGRTHQIRVHLSSLGHPLWGDDLYGGSTALIQRHALHSYRMTFKHPVTEQLLDLTAPLPEDMYNLMQILDQPVE; from the coding sequence ATGCTGGAAATCATTGTCCCCGGAACTTTCCACAATTTGCCGCTAAAGGATTTTCTACGTCGCCACGCAGGCATATCTTTATCGTTATGGCGAAAAGTAAAACATACTGGTACCGTCTCTGTCAATGGGCTGCAAGTAACACTACCAGTCAATGTGCAATCCGGTGACGTCGTGAGACTAACCTGGCAGCAAGAATCAACTCTTCTGCCAGTGGCTATGCCACTCTCAATCATTTACGAAGATAGCTATCTGCTTGTTATCAATAAGCCGCCGGGACTATTGGTTCATCCAACGACACAGGAACATACTCTTTCACTGGCCAACGGCGTCCTCGCCTACTACCAGCAGCAAAACATAGCTTGCTCATTTCATCCGGTTCATCGCCTTGACCGCAACACTTCCGGGTTAATCCTTATCGCCAAATTTCCCCATATTCAACACATGCTGTCTTCATCAAATTTAAAAAGTATTCAAAGAATTTATTGGGCACTGGCTTCAGGTAACATGAAGCAACAGCAGGGAATTATTGACGCCCCAATTGGGCGTTTAAAAGACAGCATTATTCAGCGCACCATTGATCCGGAGGGACAAGCTGCTATTACGGCTTATAAAGTTTTACACTCCTTTTCACGGGGCTGCTTATTGGAGTTGCAGTTATTCACCGGGCGAACTCATCAGATCCGTGTTCACCTCTCTTCTCTGGGCCATCCACTTTGGGGTGATGACTTATATGGAGGCTCTACAGCCCTTATTCAGCGCCACGCCTTACATTCTTACCGGATGACATTCAAACACCCGGTTACGGAGCAACTACTCGATCTGACAGCACCTCTTCCAGAAGACATGTATAATCTCATGCAAATTCTAGACCAACCGGTTGAATAA